The Toxotes jaculatrix isolate fToxJac2 chromosome 14, fToxJac2.pri, whole genome shotgun sequence genome window below encodes:
- the LOC121193776 gene encoding la-related protein 6-like gives MSNPTGDDSCQDEEEREGELLCFRIKAPLEDLFSDSHLAEDGFLLKHVQKNKEGYVSLKLLTCLKKIKALTTNWHMTLAAAESSDLLEVNAEGTKVRRIKPLPKWLLCSPTSRLLLAWNFSEEQSGEDGAAQDQNHLSLSERILHKFSTHRGVTSVYILHPGKELPKELQCYAKRHKELGQHLCAVVKFVNFETIRKAYNVLKAEEEKSNGRGMRVVPLGFHSMHHITKDKSPEEKSEHDSEDTLSQENPLENSGDSVQEEQHSSPVKFSDKTPDTNHPQSTLNKSVGRTFELISASCNSRSLSGLNERVSTMSWCSGDCDKESVQSPWVMRRRFAASALKPTAPGHPNAPNLMQRILRQPFGPDGTKGFQGRSKKEEIKLSPGWRRTTCAELPWQICGATTYYTQN, from the exons ATGAGTAATCCAACTGG AGATGATTCTTgccaagatgaagaagagcGTGAAGGTGAGTTGCTCTGCTTCAGGATTAAAGCCCCTTTGGAGGATTTGTTCTCTGACAGTCACCTGGCAGAGGACGGCTTCCTGCTGAAACATGTGCAGAAGAACAAGGAGGGCTACGTGAGTCTCAAGCTCCTCACTTGTTTgaaaaag ATAAAGGCCCTGACCACAAACTGGCACATGACTCTAGCAGCTGCAGAGTCCTCAGACCTGCTGGAAGTGAATGCTGAGGGCACCAAAGTGAGGCGGATAAAGCCGCTTCCCAAATGGCTGCTGTGTTCCCCCACCAGCAGGCTCCTCCTCGCCTGGAACTTTTCTGAGGAGCAAAGCGGAGAAGACGGCGCAGCCCAAGACCAGAACCACCTTTCACTTTCAGAGAGGATCCTCCACAAGTTTAGCACTCATAGAGGTGTTACTTCAGTCTACATCCTGCATCCTGGCAAAGAGCTTCCTAAGGAGCTGCAGTGCTACGCCAAACGTCACAAAGAGCTTGGCCAACATTTGTGTGCAGTCGTAAAGTTTGTTAATTTCGAAACAATTCGTAAGGCCTACAATGTCCTgaaagcagaagaggagaagtCTAATGGGAGGGGCATGCGTGTGGTCCCTTTGGGATTCCACTCAATGCATCATATCACCAAGGACAAATCaccagaagaaaaaagtgagcaCGACTCTGAGGACACACTGTCCCAGGAAAATCCACTTGAAAACTCAGGGGACTCAGTCCAGGAGGAGCAACACTCTTCTCCAGTTAAGTTTTCGGACAAGACTCCAGACACAAATCATCCCCAAAGCACTTTGAACAAGTCCGTTGGAAGAACGTTTGAGCTGATTTCTGCCAGCTGTAACAGCCGGTCCCTCTCTGGTTTGAATGAGAGGGTCAGTACAATGAGCTGGTGCTCTGGAGACTGTGATAAAGAGAGTGTTCAGAGTCCCTGGGTGATGAGGCGCAGATTTGCAGCCAGCGCATTAAAGCCCACGGCACCTGGACACCCAAACGCACCCAACTTGATGCAAAGAATTCTGCGTCAGCCTTTTGGCCCTGACGGCACCAAGGGTTTCCAGGGCAGATCAAAGAAAGAAGAGATCAAACTCTCACCTGGATGGAGAAGAACCACCTGTGCTGAGTTACCGTGGCAGATTTGTGGAGCAACAACATATTATACACAAAATTAA